A window of the Diorhabda carinulata isolate Delta chromosome 1, icDioCari1.1, whole genome shotgun sequence genome harbors these coding sequences:
- the LOC130892767 gene encoding lysosomal Pro-X carboxypeptidase-like has translation MNCQVVWIVSVFIIVPSEGKYLFKTNYIDVPLDHFSYTSNAIFKLRYLINDTYLKIGGPIFFYTGNEGDITNFAQNTGFMFDIAPQFNALLVFAEHRYYGQSLPFGNESYSTLENLGYLSSQQALADYVYLIEQLQNDYINSKSFKPLPVIAFGGSYGGMLAAWIRMRYPSSVLGSIASSAPIWQFNGLTPCENFNRITTTVYTSYGTDKCTNTIKKVWATVRNFAATPAGKTNISSLWKLCTPISSDKSVESLIEWVAEILVNMAMANYPYANNFLTDLPAYPILEFCRKLNNQTWKDDVGYLTAIGESLQIYTNYTGKTKCNSINKTSTNLGENGWFFQSCTDMIMPMCSTDLDMFENESWDFQKYSDDCYKQFKIRPRDPNVPIREYGGKEIEAASNIIFSNGLLDPWSSGGVLRNINDDVRAVFIPDGAHHYDLRGKNDNDTGDVKDVRRYHIHKIEEWIQKYYNRPHVDIVRRNHN, from the exons ATGAATTGCCAAGTGGTATGGATAGTTagtgtttttattattgtaccCAGCGAAGGgaagtatttatttaaaactaactataTTGATGTACCTCTGGATCATTTCAG CTACACTTCAAATGCGATATTCAAGTTAAGATATTTGATTAATGATACGTATCTTAAAATAGGAGGCCCAATATTCTTTTATACGGGAAATGAGGGAGATATCACCAATTTTGCACAAAACACAGGATTTATGTTTGACATTGCACCGCAATTCAATGCACTATTGGTATTTGCAGAGCACAG gtACTACGGACAATCTCTACCGTTTGGGAATGAATCTTATTCAACGCTTGAAAATTTAGGATATTTATCATCACAACAAGCACTGGCAGATTACGTTTATTTAATAGAACAGTTGCAGAATGACtatattaattcaaaaagttttaaaccGCTTCCTGTAATCGCATTTGGTGGCTCTTATGGCGGTATGCTGGCAGCTTGGATCAGGATGAGATATCCAAGTTCTGTGTTAGGATCAATTGCCAGCTCAGCACCTATTTGGCAGTTTAATGGACTGACACCGtgtgaaaatttcaatagaattacTACTACAGTTTACACCAGTTATGGTACTGATAAATGTACCAATACTATCAAAAAAGTTTGGGCCACTGTAAG aaaCTTTGCAGCAACTCCAGCTGGTAAAACAAATATATCGTCTTTATGGAAATTATGTACACCAATATCTTCAGACAAGTCTGTTGAAAGCCTGATTGAATGGGtggctgaaattttagtgaataTGGCCATGGCTAACTATCCatatgcaaataattttttgactgaTTTGCCTGCCTATCCAATTTTGGAATTTTGCAGAAAGTTGAACAATCAAACATGGAAGGACGATGTTGGATATCTTACAGCTATTGGGGAATCATTACagatttatacaaattatacaggaaaaacaaaatgtaaCAGTATTAATAAAACGTCTACGAATTTAGGTGAAAATGGATGGTTCTTCCAG agCTGCACTGATATGATAATGCCAATGTGCTCTACAGATCTAGACATGTTTGAGAACGAATCTTgggattttcaaaaatattcagatGATTGTTATAAGCAATTCAAAATTAGACCGAGAGACCCAAACGTGCCAATACGTGAATATGGTGGAAAGGAAATTGAAGCTGCTTCTAACATAATATTTAGCAATGGACTTTTAGACCCATGGTCAAGTGGAGGTGTTCTAAGAAATATTAATGATGATGTTAGGGCAGTTTTCATACCCGATGGAGCTCATCATTATGATCTGAGGGGAAAAAACGATAATGACACAGGGGACGTGAAAGACGTAAGAAGATAtcatattcataaaattgaGGAATGGATTcagaaatattataatagacCTCATGTTGATATTGTAAGAAGAAACCATAATtag